A genomic region of Methylobacterium durans contains the following coding sequences:
- the cynS gene encoding cyanase → MKRADLTEKLLDIKREKGWTWKHIQEEIGGISPILITAACLGQMKLPKAQAAKAADLFGLSKAEERMLNEAPYRGSIPQMPPTDPLIYRFYELVMVYGTTWKELIQEEFGDGIMSAIDFNMTMEREPNNKGDRVKLAMSGKFLPYKYYGNDEGVPEYGFKEG, encoded by the coding sequence ATGAAGCGCGCAGACCTCACTGAGAAGCTCCTCGACATCAAGCGCGAGAAGGGCTGGACCTGGAAGCACATCCAAGAGGAGATCGGCGGGATCTCGCCGATCCTGATCACGGCGGCCTGCCTGGGCCAGATGAAGCTGCCGAAGGCTCAGGCCGCCAAGGCCGCGGATCTGTTCGGCCTCTCGAAGGCCGAGGAGCGGATGCTGAACGAGGCGCCCTATCGCGGCTCGATCCCCCAGATGCCGCCGACGGACCCCCTGATCTACCGCTTCTACGAGCTGGTCATGGTCTACGGCACGACTTGGAAGGAGCTGATCCAGGAGGAGTTCGGCGACGGCATCATGTCGGCGATCGACTTCAACATGACGATGGAGCGCGAGCCCAACAACAAGGGCGACCGGGTCAAGCTCGCGATGTCGGGTAAGTTCCTGCCCTACAAGTACTACGGCAACGACGAGGGCGTGCCCGAATACGGCTTCAAGGAAGGTTAG
- a CDS encoding DoxX family protein, whose amino-acid sequence MAALTTRLSGLAPYALAALRIMAGLLFLAHGSQKLLGIPPRTNPAPELLSLFGIGGILELVGGALIVLGLFTRPVALLLSGEMAVAYFMFHAPKNFFPTLNGGDAAILFCFVFLYLAAAGPGALSLDGSRRI is encoded by the coding sequence ATGGCAGCCCTTACCACCCGCCTCTCGGGGCTCGCGCCCTACGCGCTCGCCGCCCTCCGGATCATGGCGGGCCTGCTGTTCCTGGCCCACGGCTCGCAGAAGCTCCTCGGCATTCCGCCGCGCACGAACCCGGCGCCGGAGTTGCTCTCGCTGTTCGGGATCGGCGGCATCCTGGAGCTCGTCGGCGGCGCGCTCATCGTGCTCGGTCTCTTCACCCGTCCCGTCGCCCTTCTCCTCAGCGGCGAGATGGCGGTGGCCTACTTCATGTTCCACGCGCCGAAGAACTTCTTCCCGACCCTGAACGGGGGCGACGCGGCGATCCTGTTCTGCTTCGTCTTCCTCTACCTCGCGGCGGCCGGCCCCGGCGCCCTCAGCCT